The following proteins are co-located in the Pyrobaculum calidifontis JCM 11548 genome:
- a CDS encoding CDP-2,3-bis-(O-geranylgeranyl)-sn-glycerol synthase, which yields MNEIVQLFLLIWPPYVANGSAVLAARLRRRHPLDFGKNFLDGRRIFGDGKTFEGVAIGVSAGTLLGYAPNLAYSYLTLLDAFLLATAAIVGDLLGAFVKRRLCMPRGYPAFPLDQLDFLLMALLVYSLYRELHIPLLLAAVVLTPVIHRATNYAAYKLRLKKEPW from the coding sequence ATGAATGAAATTGTCCAACTTTTTCTCCTCATTTGGCCCCCCTATGTCGCAAACGGGTCGGCTGTCTTAGCCGCAAGACTGAGGCGTAGACACCCCCTAGACTTTGGCAAAAATTTTCTCGATGGGAGAAGGATTTTTGGAGATGGCAAAACCTTTGAGGGAGTTGCCATCGGCGTATCTGCGGGCACGCTACTGGGCTATGCGCCAAACCTAGCCTACAGCTATTTAACGCTTCTTGACGCATTTCTATTGGCCACAGCGGCCATAGTCGGCGATTTGCTTGGGGCGTTTGTTAAAAGGCGGTTGTGCATGCCCAGGGGCTACCCGGCATTTCCCCTAGATCAGCTCGACTTCCTCCTCATGGCCTTGCTGGTGTATAGCCTATACAGAGAGCTACACATCCCGCTTCTCCTAGCCGCGGTGGTTCTGACGCCCGTAATACACCGCGCTACAAACTACGCGGCTTACAAGCTGAGGCTTAAGAAGGAGCCTTGGTAA
- a CDS encoding V-type ATP synthase subunit E, protein MSLFEDLINAKIKELEDLKKNLLIDVETKIRKEAEAVVNKSLERIATVESETLLEREKILYDAVVESRKMIAETYESLLQDLINSIYNEIERMRGSERYINFLSRLLENAVTYIQSKEVVIYASPKDRGVVETLARKLGLSGLIAERDMKGGVVVASKDGSIVVDYSIESIIANKVEEIKHLLYEMTYER, encoded by the coding sequence ATGTCGCTTTTCGAAGATTTAATCAACGCAAAGATCAAGGAGCTGGAAGATCTTAAAAAGAACCTGTTAATCGATGTTGAGACTAAGATTAGGAAGGAGGCCGAAGCCGTCGTGAACAAGTCGCTTGAACGAATAGCCACGGTGGAGAGCGAGACGTTGCTTGAAAGAGAGAAGATTTTGTATGACGCCGTTGTTGAATCGAGGAAAATGATCGCAGAGACCTATGAGTCTCTACTTCAAGACCTCATAAATTCAATATACAATGAAATAGAGAGGATGAGGGGAAGCGAGCGTTATATAAACTTCCTCTCTAGACTCCTTGAAAACGCAGTAACCTACATCCAGTCAAAAGAAGTGGTGATTTACGCCTCCCCTAAGGATAGAGGCGTTGTAGAAACCTTGGCAAGGAAGCTTGGTCTGTCCGGACTCATAGCAGAGAGGGATATGAAGGGCGGCGTGGTGGTGGCGTCGAAAGACGGCTCCATTGTAGTCGACTATTCGATAGAGTCCATTATAGCTAACAAGGTGGAAGAGATAAAACACCTCCTCTACGAGATGACTTATGAGCGGTAG
- the rpoA1 gene encoding DNA-directed RNA polymerase subunit A': MSLREALDSVPRKIIKSIRFGILSPDMIRKYSVMEVTTSEVYDEGGLPVRGGIADRRLGVSEPGARCETCGQTHDVCPGHFGHIELVKPVIHVGYARIIYDVLRATCPNCGRIMLKDEEIKRYKERLDRLKGRWRLLAQNLQEKIKKKAAERATCPHCGYKRNKVRFERPYYFYEETENGALVKLDPETLRERLAKVPNDDLELLGINPVVARPEWAILKVLPVPPPHVRPSIQLETGIRSEDDLTHKLVDIIRMNEKLKIALETGAPTNVVDNLWDLLQYHVATYFDNELPGIPVAKHRGGRPLKGIAQRLKGKEGRFRGSLSSKRVNFSARTVISPDPHISINEVGVPIDIAKVLTVPERVTTWNIDALREYVLRGPEAWPGANYVITPEGRRIDLRYVKDRRALAERLAPGWIVERHLVDGDIVLFNRQPSLHRVSMMGHLVKVLPGRTFRLHLAVCPPYNADFDGDEMNLHVPQTEEARAEARTLMLVEKHIITPRYGGAIIGARQDYIIGAYLLSHKSTFLTKKEVAYLLGAGKSAEDPPEPAILHPVELWTGKQIISHFLPKDLNWVQPTAFKSKCQDAYTCDGDEWIIVINGNLVKGVLDKKSIGAEQVDSLWHRIARDYPPEVAGRWLDSSLRLFLRWLDLRGFTFGMDSVYLPKEAYDELDKLIESGLKKADELIQEFKSGRLEAMPGFTVEETFENKITEVLSRVREDAATVVEKYIRKNSEGYLMAKTGARGSIVNIVQMVATLGQQTIRGERIRRGYRTRTLPHFPVGDIGAYVGGFVKSCFRCGLSPVEYFFHAAAGRDGLIDTAVRTAQSGYMQRRLINALQDVYVAYDGTVRFSGSTLLQVLYGEDGVDVSKSDHGKVADVKSLRLWVR, from the coding sequence GTGTCCTTAAGGGAGGCCCTAGATAGCGTACCTCGCAAAATCATCAAGTCCATTAGGTTCGGGATCTTAAGCCCCGACATGATTAGGAAATATTCAGTGATGGAGGTCACCACGTCGGAGGTGTATGACGAGGGCGGGCTTCCCGTGAGGGGCGGCATTGCAGATAGGAGGCTTGGCGTGTCTGAGCCAGGCGCTAGGTGCGAGACCTGTGGTCAAACACATGACGTCTGCCCAGGCCACTTTGGGCACATAGAGCTGGTAAAGCCTGTGATACATGTGGGCTATGCGAGGATTATCTACGACGTGTTGAGGGCTACGTGCCCCAACTGTGGCAGAATAATGCTCAAAGACGAGGAGATAAAGAGGTACAAGGAGAGACTTGATAGACTTAAGGGCAGGTGGAGGTTGTTGGCTCAAAACCTACAGGAGAAGATAAAGAAGAAGGCGGCGGAGCGGGCCACATGTCCACACTGTGGGTATAAGAGGAACAAGGTGAGGTTTGAAAGGCCTTACTACTTCTACGAAGAGACGGAGAACGGCGCCTTGGTTAAGCTGGACCCGGAGACGCTCAGAGAGCGGCTCGCCAAGGTGCCAAATGATGACTTAGAACTTTTAGGCATAAACCCAGTAGTGGCTAGGCCAGAGTGGGCTATACTCAAGGTACTGCCTGTGCCTCCGCCGCACGTGAGGCCGTCAATCCAGCTTGAAACAGGCATAAGATCTGAAGACGACTTGACGCACAAGCTTGTGGATATCATTAGGATGAATGAGAAGTTGAAAATAGCCCTTGAGACAGGCGCCCCCACGAACGTCGTGGACAACTTGTGGGACCTCCTCCAGTACCACGTGGCCACTTACTTTGACAACGAGCTCCCCGGCATACCCGTCGCCAAACACAGAGGGGGGAGGCCGCTGAAGGGGATTGCCCAAAGGCTAAAGGGGAAGGAGGGGAGGTTCAGAGGGTCTCTCTCAAGCAAACGCGTTAACTTCTCCGCGAGGACTGTCATAAGCCCCGACCCCCACATCAGCATAAACGAAGTCGGCGTGCCCATAGACATAGCCAAGGTCTTGACTGTGCCAGAGAGAGTCACCACGTGGAATATAGATGCACTGCGTGAGTACGTGCTCAGGGGTCCCGAGGCGTGGCCCGGGGCCAACTACGTAATTACGCCAGAGGGGAGAAGGATAGACTTGAGATATGTGAAAGACCGGAGGGCGCTGGCGGAGAGGCTGGCGCCCGGCTGGATTGTGGAGCGACACCTCGTAGACGGCGACATAGTGCTATTCAACAGGCAGCCAAGTCTACACAGGGTGTCAATGATGGGGCACTTGGTGAAGGTGTTGCCTGGGAGAACCTTTAGGCTTCACTTGGCCGTGTGTCCGCCCTACAACGCCGATTTCGACGGAGATGAGATGAATCTCCACGTCCCTCAGACAGAGGAGGCGAGGGCCGAGGCTAGGACTTTGATGTTGGTGGAGAAGCACATAATAACGCCGCGCTACGGCGGCGCAATTATTGGCGCAAGACAAGACTACATAATTGGCGCCTACCTCTTGTCGCATAAGTCCACGTTTCTCACCAAGAAGGAGGTGGCGTACCTACTCGGGGCTGGAAAGTCCGCGGAGGATCCGCCGGAGCCGGCCATTTTACACCCAGTAGAGCTGTGGACTGGCAAACAGATAATATCCCACTTCCTTCCAAAAGACTTAAACTGGGTTCAGCCCACCGCGTTTAAGAGCAAGTGCCAAGACGCATATACCTGCGACGGCGACGAGTGGATCATTGTGATAAACGGCAACTTGGTCAAAGGAGTTTTAGACAAGAAGTCCATAGGCGCCGAGCAAGTGGACTCGCTGTGGCACCGCATTGCGCGCGACTACCCGCCAGAGGTGGCTGGGAGGTGGCTCGACTCATCTCTCAGACTCTTCCTCAGGTGGCTAGATTTACGCGGATTCACCTTCGGCATGGACTCGGTGTACCTACCTAAGGAGGCATACGACGAACTGGACAAGCTAATAGAGAGCGGCTTGAAGAAGGCCGATGAGCTAATCCAAGAGTTTAAGAGCGGGAGGCTTGAGGCAATGCCGGGCTTCACAGTGGAGGAGACCTTTGAGAACAAGATTACAGAGGTGTTGTCGAGAGTCCGCGAAGACGCAGCAACCGTTGTTGAGAAGTACATCAGGAAAAATAGCGAGGGCTACCTAATGGCCAAGACGGGGGCACGCGGTAGCATTGTAAACATCGTGCAAATGGTGGCCACCCTTGGCCAGCAGACTATACGCGGCGAGCGTATAAGACGTGGATACCGAACGAGGACTCTGCCCCACTTCCCTGTGGGAGACATAGGCGCCTACGTAGGCGGCTTTGTCAAAAGCTGTTTTAGGTGCGGCTTATCTCCAGTGGAGTACTTCTTCCACGCAGCGGCGGGGAGAGACGGGCTGATAGACACTGCAGTACGCACCGCGCAGTCGGGCTACATGCAACGTAGACTTATAAACGCGCTTCAAGACGTCTACGTGGCCTACGACGGCACAGTGAGATTCAGCGGGTCAACTTTGCTCCAAGTGTTGTACGGGGAAGACGGCGTCGACGTCAGCAAGTCCGACCACGGAAAAGTTGCTGACGTAAAATCGCTTAGGCTATGGGTGCGGTAA
- a CDS encoding V-type ATP synthase subunit A — translation MSGRIEYISGPVVKAELPGARLYELVFVGELKLFGEVVRIQGDKAFIQVYEDTTGLKPGEPVERTGEPLSAWLGPTILGRIYDGVQRPLKDIESISKSPFIARGIGYDKAPPLDLNAVFDFKPAVKPGDFVQPGDVLGSVKETELITHYITYPPLPENAPGEVEWVADGKYKVDDVIARIKTKRGVVEVKMWHKWPVRRPRPFREKLPPVEPLITGVRVIDTMFPIAKGGTAAVPGPFGSGKTVMIRTLSMFAQSRIIIPVLCGERGNEAADALQGLLKLKDPSTGRPLLERTTIIVNTSNMPVAAREASVYMGTTLGEYFRDQGYDVLVLADSTSRWAEAMREVALRIGEMPSEEGYPAYLPTRLAEFYERAGRVVLIGSGERVGSLTIAASVSPPGGDFTEPVTSNTLRFIGAFWPLSPRLAYSRHYPAIDWLMAFSRYVDTVEVWWSKNVSPEWRRIRDVLQSILVKEAELQEIVRILGTEALSEYEKHILNVAFMIREGFLKQDAYNPVDTPTSPIKQFLLMKAIYVYYEEGLKAIEAGVPASILRELDTVKRLPRLRMELTNDVAKEELTKFIEALTSEIRSTTAGRRP, via the coding sequence ATGAGCGGTAGAATAGAGTATATATCGGGGCCCGTTGTTAAGGCTGAGCTACCCGGCGCGAGACTGTACGAGCTGGTCTTTGTGGGAGAGCTAAAGCTCTTTGGAGAAGTGGTTAGAATCCAGGGAGACAAGGCGTTTATACAAGTATATGAGGACACCACCGGGCTTAAGCCGGGCGAGCCTGTGGAGAGAACTGGCGAGCCTCTAAGCGCCTGGCTGGGGCCTACTATCCTCGGAAGAATTTATGACGGTGTCCAGAGGCCGCTTAAGGACATAGAGAGCATCTCTAAGAGCCCGTTTATAGCCCGGGGCATCGGCTACGACAAGGCGCCGCCGCTCGATTTAAATGCTGTGTTTGACTTCAAGCCAGCAGTTAAGCCAGGCGACTTTGTGCAACCCGGCGATGTGTTAGGCTCGGTTAAGGAAACCGAGCTTATAACCCACTACATAACCTATCCCCCTCTGCCAGAGAACGCGCCTGGCGAAGTGGAGTGGGTCGCCGATGGAAAATACAAGGTAGACGACGTAATTGCCAGGATTAAGACAAAGCGGGGCGTAGTGGAGGTCAAAATGTGGCATAAATGGCCCGTGAGAAGGCCTAGGCCATTCCGTGAGAAGCTCCCGCCAGTGGAGCCGCTTATCACAGGCGTGAGAGTTATTGACACAATGTTCCCAATTGCCAAGGGAGGGACGGCGGCGGTGCCGGGGCCATTTGGCTCTGGGAAGACTGTTATGATAAGGACTCTCTCCATGTTTGCCCAGAGCAGGATAATTATTCCAGTCTTATGCGGCGAGAGAGGAAACGAGGCGGCTGATGCCCTCCAGGGTCTATTGAAGCTGAAGGACCCATCAACTGGCAGGCCTCTGCTAGAGAGGACCACCATAATTGTAAATACGTCAAACATGCCAGTGGCCGCGAGAGAGGCGTCTGTGTACATGGGCACTACCTTGGGCGAGTACTTCAGAGACCAGGGATACGACGTGTTGGTGTTGGCTGACTCAACTTCGCGCTGGGCTGAGGCAATGCGTGAAGTGGCGTTGAGAATTGGCGAAATGCCATCGGAGGAGGGGTACCCGGCGTATCTGCCCACCCGCCTTGCCGAATTTTATGAGAGAGCTGGACGCGTGGTCCTAATTGGCAGCGGGGAGAGAGTGGGCTCGTTGACCATAGCGGCCTCCGTCAGTCCCCCGGGCGGAGACTTCACAGAGCCCGTCACGTCTAACACACTGCGCTTCATAGGAGCCTTCTGGCCTCTGTCGCCGAGGCTTGCATACTCCCGCCACTACCCCGCCATTGACTGGCTCATGGCTTTTTCGCGGTATGTCGACACGGTGGAGGTTTGGTGGAGTAAGAACGTTTCGCCCGAGTGGAGGCGTATAAGAGACGTATTGCAGTCGATCTTAGTTAAGGAGGCTGAGCTACAGGAAATTGTAAGAATTCTGGGCACAGAGGCGCTCAGCGAGTACGAGAAGCACATTCTCAACGTGGCATTTATGATAAGAGAGGGCTTCTTGAAGCAGGATGCATACAACCCGGTGGACACGCCCACCTCGCCCATTAAGCAGTTCCTCTTGATGAAGGCGATATACGTCTACTACGAGGAGGGGCTCAAGGCCATTGAGGCAGGGGTGCCCGCGTCTATTTTAAGAGAGCTAGACACTGTGAAGCGTCTGCCAAGGCTTAGAATGGAGCTCACCAACGATGTGGCAAAGGAGGAGCTTACCAAGTTTATAGAGGCGTTAACAAGCGAAATTAGGTCTACAACGGCTGGCAGAAGGCCATAA
- a CDS encoding DNA-directed RNA polymerase subunit H, protein MSKQTLGVRDVILIPKEEAKALMRQLRLRPWQLPWIRASDPLAKSVGAKPGDVLKIVRDSPTAGEAVVYRLVVPG, encoded by the coding sequence GTGTCTAAACAGACGCTTGGAGTAAGAGATGTGATACTAATTCCAAAAGAGGAGGCCAAGGCCTTAATGAGGCAACTGAGGCTAAGGCCTTGGCAACTTCCGTGGATTAGGGCAAGTGACCCACTTGCAAAATCTGTGGGAGCAAAGCCGGGGGATGTATTGAAGATCGTTCGCGATTCGCCTACCGCAGGCGAGGCGGTGGTTTACAGACTCGTGGTGCCTGGGTAA
- a CDS encoding DNA-directed RNA polymerase subunit B, whose product MVDLLPLPILSKDGDGEFPSRDDRWALVERFIKDKGLANHQIKSFNDFLDKRLPRIVEEFKVVETEIKGLKLVLEKIEVGWPRIKESDGSESLIYPMEARLRNATYAAPLYLTATLYVDDEPYVTETFYIGELPIMVKSKRCNLTRLKPSEYAKKFEDPQDFGGYFIINGSERVIISQEDLVTDRPIYDVGDKPSVKFLAKTISTGIGYRSTLTVELNKDGVIYVTLSAMPVKIPFPIYMKALGLETDEDVVKAVSDDPDIQKELLPSLIAANQVAITREDALDYIGGKVAVGQPRPVRIERALQLLDRYFLPHLGTTTPDEKKQQEIRLKKALMLGQIVKGLVELQLGRRKPDDKDHVGNKRVRLVGDLMTQLFRTVFKQFLQELRSQLEKYYARGRIPHIQTIVRPDIITERVRQALATGNWVGGKTGVSQILDRTNYLSTLSYLRRVVSSLSRTQPHFEARDLHPTQWGRLCAVETPEGQNVGLVKNLALLAEITTGVDEREVEQLLYNLGTVPVLKAREDGIRGAEVYLNGRLIGIHPNAEELVATVRSLRRQGKISDEINIAHINGSVLVNCDGGRIRRPLLVVENGRLKLTKDIVERVRKGDLTWDDLVKMGVVEYLDADEEENAHIAVDPRGDLSGYTHVEIIPSAILGAIASIIPYLEHNQSPRNQYEAAMAKQSLGLPQSNFLYKLDSRGHMLYYPERPIVTTRGLELVGYSKRPAGQNAVVALLTYTGYNIEDAVILNKASVERGMFRSVFYRTYETEEQKYPGGEEDRIEVPDSSVKGYRGPEAYSHLDEDGIAPPEVYVSSNEVLIGKTSPPRFYTTLETERILKERRDASVAVRRGEKGIVDRVIITESPEGNKLVKVRLRELRIPELGDKFASRHGQKGVVGMLLRQEDMPFTEDGIVPDIIVNPHALPSRMTVGQLLESIAGKVGAATGQLVDATPFEGVGEEDLRKLLLKLGFRWDGKEVMYSGITGEKLVADIFIGIVYYQKLHHMVADKIHARARGPVQILTRQPTEGRSREGGLRLGEMERDVLIAHGASALLYERLVESSDKYVMYVCELCGLPAYLDAKTNKPRCPIHGDTGQFAKVVVPYAFKLLLQELMALGIYPKLELSEVLD is encoded by the coding sequence ATGGTCGACTTGCTCCCCCTCCCGATACTCTCTAAGGATGGCGATGGTGAGTTTCCTTCCCGGGACGACAGGTGGGCGCTTGTTGAGAGATTTATTAAAGATAAGGGGCTTGCGAATCACCAGATAAAATCGTTTAACGATTTTCTAGACAAAAGGCTACCGCGCATTGTTGAAGAGTTTAAGGTTGTCGAAACTGAGATCAAGGGGCTTAAGCTGGTATTGGAAAAGATCGAGGTGGGGTGGCCTAGGATAAAGGAGAGCGACGGCTCTGAGTCTTTGATATACCCCATGGAGGCTCGACTTAGAAATGCCACCTACGCCGCGCCTCTTTATCTCACCGCGACGCTGTATGTCGATGACGAGCCTTATGTCACCGAGACTTTTTACATAGGTGAGTTGCCTATTATGGTTAAGTCTAAGAGGTGTAACTTGACGAGGCTAAAGCCCAGCGAATATGCGAAAAAGTTCGAAGACCCGCAGGATTTTGGAGGGTACTTCATCATCAACGGCAGTGAGCGCGTTATAATCTCACAGGAGGACTTAGTAACAGACAGGCCAATATACGACGTAGGCGATAAGCCTTCTGTAAAATTCCTAGCAAAGACGATCTCCACGGGGATTGGGTATAGGAGTACATTGACCGTGGAACTGAATAAAGACGGCGTTATATACGTCACGCTTTCCGCAATGCCTGTAAAAATCCCGTTCCCAATATACATGAAGGCCTTAGGCCTAGAGACGGATGAAGATGTGGTGAAAGCTGTCTCAGACGACCCCGATATTCAGAAAGAGCTTCTCCCCTCGCTTATCGCGGCGAATCAGGTGGCTATAACTAGGGAAGACGCGCTCGACTACATAGGCGGCAAAGTTGCAGTGGGCCAGCCGCGGCCTGTGAGAATTGAGCGTGCGCTTCAGTTGTTGGATAGGTACTTCCTCCCGCACCTTGGCACAACTACCCCAGACGAGAAGAAGCAACAGGAAATTAGGCTAAAGAAGGCGCTTATGCTAGGCCAAATAGTCAAAGGGCTTGTCGAGCTTCAACTTGGCCGTAGAAAGCCCGACGATAAGGACCACGTGGGGAACAAGAGGGTTAGACTTGTCGGTGACTTAATGACGCAACTATTTAGAACCGTATTTAAGCAGTTTCTGCAAGAGCTAAGGAGTCAGCTTGAGAAATACTACGCTAGGGGGAGGATACCTCACATCCAGACCATAGTTAGGCCAGACATTATCACTGAGAGAGTGAGGCAGGCGCTCGCCACGGGCAACTGGGTTGGAGGCAAGACCGGCGTCTCGCAGATACTAGACAGAACAAACTACTTGTCCACGTTGAGCTATCTAAGGCGAGTAGTCTCGTCGCTTTCAAGGACGCAGCCACATTTTGAGGCCCGCGACTTACACCCCACCCAGTGGGGCAGGCTGTGCGCCGTCGAGACGCCGGAGGGTCAAAACGTCGGCCTAGTAAAGAACTTGGCCCTTCTCGCCGAGATTACCACAGGGGTAGACGAGAGAGAGGTTGAACAACTACTGTACAACTTGGGGACTGTGCCTGTGCTCAAGGCCCGCGAAGACGGCATACGCGGCGCAGAGGTGTATCTCAATGGGCGGCTCATAGGGATTCACCCCAACGCCGAAGAGCTTGTCGCCACTGTGAGAAGCCTTAGGAGGCAGGGGAAGATAAGCGATGAAATCAACATAGCCCACATAAACGGCTCTGTACTGGTCAACTGCGACGGCGGCCGCATTAGGCGGCCTCTCCTGGTGGTTGAAAACGGTAGGCTGAAGCTTACAAAAGACATAGTGGAGCGCGTGAGAAAGGGAGACTTGACTTGGGACGACTTAGTGAAAATGGGCGTGGTGGAGTACCTAGACGCAGACGAGGAGGAGAATGCACACATAGCTGTAGACCCCAGAGGGGATCTGTCCGGCTACACGCATGTGGAAATAATTCCATCGGCCATACTTGGCGCAATAGCCTCCATAATCCCCTACCTAGAACACAACCAGTCTCCGCGCAACCAGTACGAGGCGGCAATGGCAAAGCAGTCCCTTGGACTTCCGCAGTCCAACTTCCTCTACAAGCTGGATTCGAGAGGCCACATGTTGTACTACCCCGAGAGGCCCATTGTGACAACTAGGGGACTTGAGCTGGTGGGCTACTCCAAGAGGCCGGCTGGCCAAAACGCCGTAGTCGCCTTGTTGACATACACTGGGTACAACATAGAAGACGCCGTAATCTTAAACAAGGCCTCTGTAGAACGCGGCATGTTCCGCTCAGTCTTCTACCGCACTTATGAAACAGAGGAGCAGAAGTACCCCGGCGGCGAGGAGGACAGGATAGAGGTCCCCGACAGCTCTGTCAAAGGCTACAGAGGGCCCGAGGCCTACAGCCACTTAGACGAAGACGGCATCGCGCCGCCCGAGGTCTATGTGAGCAGCAACGAGGTGCTTATTGGGAAGACGTCTCCGCCGAGGTTTTACACAACGCTTGAGACCGAGCGCATTCTCAAGGAGAGGAGAGACGCGTCTGTGGCCGTGCGGAGGGGAGAGAAGGGCATTGTGGACAGGGTCATCATCACTGAGTCTCCTGAGGGCAACAAGCTGGTGAAAGTTAGACTTAGAGAGCTTAGAATCCCCGAGCTTGGGGACAAGTTTGCCTCGCGCCACGGCCAAAAGGGCGTCGTCGGCATGTTGCTTAGGCAGGAGGATATGCCGTTTACAGAAGACGGCATAGTGCCCGACATAATTGTCAACCCACACGCGCTCCCCTCGCGTATGACCGTGGGCCAGCTCCTGGAGAGCATAGCCGGCAAAGTGGGCGCCGCCACGGGGCAATTGGTAGATGCGACGCCGTTCGAGGGCGTGGGGGAGGAGGACTTGAGGAAGTTGTTGTTAAAGCTGGGCTTCCGCTGGGATGGGAAAGAGGTCATGTACAGCGGGATCACTGGGGAGAAGCTCGTCGCCGACATATTCATAGGCATAGTGTACTACCAGAAGTTGCACCACATGGTGGCCGACAAGATTCACGCAAGGGCGAGGGGGCCTGTGCAGATATTGACAAGGCAGCCCACCGAGGGGCGTTCGCGCGAGGGAGGCCTTAGGCTTGGCGAAATGGAGAGAGACGTCCTCATAGCGCACGGCGCCTCTGCGCTTTTGTACGAAAGACTCGTCGAGTCGAGCGATAAGTACGTCATGTACGTGTGCGAGTTGTGCGGATTGCCCGCGTACTTAGACGCTAAGACAAATAAGCCGAGGTGCCCCATACACGGAGACACTGGCCAATTTGCCAAGGTGGTAGTCCCATATGCGTTCAAGCTACTGCTTCAAGAGCTAATGGCACTTGGAATTTACCCCAAGCTTGAGCTTTCCGAGGTCTTAGACTAG
- a CDS encoding V-type ATP synthase subunit F, protein MHIVVGDEYTVALFKLLGFEGRVIEDPHSALDFIKKALQNYDVIFLTSTLAKAVRRELDDLRMANPRKLLVEVPSVKEGMEREVNYLQIVRQVLGG, encoded by the coding sequence ATGCACATTGTAGTTGGCGACGAGTACACAGTGGCGCTGTTTAAGCTTCTGGGATTTGAGGGCAGAGTGATTGAGGACCCCCACAGTGCCCTGGATTTTATTAAAAAGGCTCTCCAGAACTACGATGTAATATTCCTCACGTCTACTCTTGCCAAGGCGGTTCGAAGAGAGCTAGACGATCTGCGTATGGCTAATCCACGCAAGCTTCTAGTGGAGGTACCCAGCGTCAAAGAGGGCATGGAGAGAGAGGTCAACTATCTACAAATAGTACGACAAGTGCTCGGCGGTTGA
- a CDS encoding C2H2-type zinc finger protein translates to MAELCFACTDREYAVPVVNVTCTICKKTVSWREAVKHYAEHGKRSGDNVACPLCGAKVKSREYRRHVRMHFVKRRERGYMCGVCGRSFITLRSLLVHIQKMHE, encoded by the coding sequence ATGGCAGAGCTGTGCTTCGCATGTACAGACAGAGAGTACGCAGTGCCTGTGGTAAACGTAACCTGTACTATATGTAAAAAGACTGTGAGCTGGCGCGAGGCGGTTAAGCACTATGCAGAGCACGGCAAGAGAAGCGGCGACAACGTGGCTTGTCCTCTGTGCGGCGCTAAGGTGAAAAGCCGCGAGTATAGGCGCCACGTGAGGATGCACTTTGTTAAAAGGAGGGAGAGGGGGTACATGTGCGGCGTGTGTGGGAGGTCGTTTATCACGCTGAGGTCGTTGCTTGTGCATATACAGAAAATGCATGAATGA